The genome window TTATATTCGTCTGTCGTacttaataaagtatatacattatttaacatcattcttttgaaataacttatctatctatattaattaataattttaaaatttttcagcTGCTGCTTTTTAAGGGACAATCAAAGAAGATTCTATTCAATGTTGTGCAAGAATAATAAGAACATTTCATTCACGACTATTGTATAAAACTgactatgttaaaaatatgtaatatatgtttCCTCAGCACTATATATTTCACAGCtaattttttcaaagaaaaaatcaaAGACTGCTATAACATAGTCACTGCCACGGAAATAAACTGttacattaattgtttttattaaatttatttttatgtacttactCCAAaacttctaaaaaaataataaaataaataaaatttattggtcTTTTACTTtgtcttaataatttataaattaactaatcTAGGtctagatatataatatgataaaacaataaccAGACCATTTctgtagattaaatatttttaaaagattaatttCTATGCAATATGGTTGTTTGATATTCCGTAAAACATGTAAAATGTACAGTTAATTATTGCTGATTGTCTAATTGTCTGATTCTGCATGTGCGTTAATTAGATAAAAGCCACatattttgacaaattttatattgcgaTAGACAAATATTACTCTTAACTCACaggttacattttttttatttagaaaataaatagtattgactatacatatatttgacAGTAGGATACAAGAACAAATTCGGggatatgtaattttttgataaGGTAGGGTAAGCTagcaaaacataattattaattaaatatctttacaAACACTGACCgatgttataatatacttacttgCAGATGTTTAATTATACCTACCGTACTTAGTTTTATCCAAAACGGTCCAGTagcttaaatatttagacGTCATCTCTTGAgtgtaaacataaataaatgatataaacgcTATTAACCTCGAGAAATCAATATTCTGGATAAAACAGACgtttcgaaattcaaaatgtCCATGCGAAGTTGCTAAGAAGGTTAAAATCTCAGTTGTGTAATTCAATATGACATGGAACAACAGGCAGCCAGATCAGTGTTCAATACCTTAAGTCAAATCTTGAATATTTTCGTTTCTACgtggtaaatttttatttattattgtgtcaTCATAGtttaatacgtatatataGTAATCTGTATATTAGGTATTGACGGTATCTTATAAGCAGTAACCACATCCCAAAAGAATTGGCATAATTAACCGACGTTATTGACTGAGACGGATCCGGGCAGTAGTATGTCTCTTTCTTATGATGTGACCATGGCCAAACAAAATATAGGACAAATTACTTGAAAGACGACCGTGTTAATGTCatgatatatgtattaatttatagtgaTGCTATGCTACTGAAATTgatgttacatatattaatttcagtaGCATAATAATGAACGAAAACggatttatatacattaggTATATGTGACTGTAAATGCCTCCAATTCTCAAAATTCTACTAAGTTTTTAATGGGGCCACTCGAAAATCTCaagattatatttcaaataaaaggcGACTTTGATAGCATGGACAGAAAACATGTCAAACTAATTTAGGCATAACAAAAATTGACTTTCGATCCAGCACccaataagattttatttttttaattttagtgttACCCGTATCTTCAAGTACTACTTActgttaatgaattatttttaaactgcaatggttttcttattaattataggaattataatgtaaactcGCTTTTGAACTCTTTGTTCACAAAAGGGAAATTTAGCCTTATTgcgtatttataacaattatgtcGAAATAGGAccaatttcacaattttttgcttttactCCATGTCAAGAGGGGGTTTGTTTAAGAACTAATCTTTAATCATCCAGTTAAAATGCTAGAACTCGAAGCATTTATGTTACAGAATCATTATATGACGAAATAACTTGCACTTTTTAGCGTTTTTGTGGTACTAGCGACTACATTATTCGTGATGAtacgctttatttatttttatccatttTGAGTGCGGAAATGCCTTTATTAGAATAACAAGATAGCAACACTGGTTGTTGACAAACTAATATGACATATGTCAGTTGTAAAAGTGATGCTATAGgtgtatgaatttaaaacaaaatatcgtTATATTCTTgtcatcatattttaaatcaaaacagtagttatttattaacatttttgagTATTACACAGGAATTTGAAAATGGAGGataataattgtgaaaatttGAATCAAGACTCCAACgctaataattcaaatatcacATTTGATAACATTACTATACTAaacgaatttaataatatcgcAAATATTGTACGGTACGTTTGAAAAACCTTTAAACAATCGCTAGATGGAGATGCATCAGTTTACTagactattatattatttttttatcgaaaGAGTTACACAACAGTAACGcgattattatactatttaatattgttggaattttttattgatttatgtcAAATGATTTTAGGAATGAAGATTTTCTTGAAACTGTTCCcaatgcaaaattaaaaagactTAAATGGGTTcctatgtttaattatttaaaacaatatatattagatgAGATGATACAAGAACTTGGCTCAATGTGGGATTTTNNNNNNNNNNNNNNNNNNNNNNNNNNNNNNNNNNNNNNNNNNNNNNNNNNNNNNNNNNNNNNNNNNNNNNNNNNNNNNNNNNNNNNNNNNNNNNNNNNNNNNNNNNNNNNNNNNNNNNNNNNNNNNNNNNNNNNNNNNNNNNNNNNNNNNNNNNNNNNNNNNNNNNNNNNNNNNNNNNNNNNNNNNNNNNNNNNNNNNNNNNNNNNNNNNNNNNNNNNNNNNNNNNNNNNNNNNNNNNNNNNNNNNNNNNNNNNNNNNNNNNNNNNNNNNNNNNNNNNNNNNNNNNNNNNNNNNNNNNNNNNNNNNNNNNNNNNNNNNNNNNNNNNNNNNNNNNNNNNNNNNNNNNNNNNNNNNNNNNNNNNNNNNNNNNNNNNNNNNNNNNNNNNNNNNNNNNNNNNNNNNNNNNNNNNNNNNNNNNNNNNNNNNNNNNNNNNNNNNNNNNNNNNNNNNNNNNNNNNNNNNNNNNNNNNNNNNNNNNNNNNNNNNNNNNNNNNNNNNNNNNNNNNNNNNNNNNNNNNNNNNNNNNNNNNNNNNNNNNNNNNNNNNNNNNNNNNNNNNNNNNNNNNNNNNNNNNNNNNNNNNNNNNNNNNNNNNNNNNNNNNNNNNNNNNNNNNNNNNNNNNNNNNNNNNNNNNNNNNNNNNNNNNNNNNNNNNNNNNNNNNNNNNNNNNNNNNNNNNNNNNNNNNNNNNNNNNNNNNNNNNNNNNNNNNNNNNNNNNNNNNNNNNNNNNNNNNNNNNNNNNNNNNNNNNNNNNNNNNNNNNNNNNNNNNNNNNNNNNNNNNNNNNNNNNNNNNNNNNNNNNNNNNNNNNNNNNNNNNNNNNNNNNNNNNNNNNNNNNNNNNNNNNNNNNNNNNNNNNNNNNNNNNNNNNNNNNNNNNNNNNNNNNNNNNNNNNNNNNNNNNNNNNNNNNNNNNNNNNNNNNNNNNNNNNNNNNNNNNNNNNNNNNNNNNNNNNNNNNNNNNNNNNNNNNNNNNNNNNNNNNNNNNNNNNNNNNNNNNNNTACTAGTGACTATATTATTCGTGATAAtacgctttatttatttttatcctttttGAGTGCAGAAATGcctttattagaaaaataagatAGCAACACTGGTTGTTGACAAACTAATATGACATATGTCAGTTGTAAAAGTGATGCTATAGgtgtatgaatttaaaacaaaatatcgtTATATTCTTgtcatcatattttaaatcaaaacataatagttatttattaacatttttgagTATTACACAGGAATTTGAAAATGGAGGataataattgtgaaaatGTGAATCAGGACTCCAACgctaataattcaaatatcacATTTGATAACATTACTATACTAaacgaatttaataatatcgcAAATATTGTACGGTACGTTTGAAAAACCTTTAAACAATGGCTAGATGGAGATGCATCAGTTTACTagactattatattatttttttatcgaaaGAGTTACACAACAGTAACTGcgattattatactatttaatattgttggaattttttattgatttatgtcCAATGATTTTAGGAATGAAGATTTTCTTGAAACTGTTCCcaatgcaaaattaaaaagactTAAGTGGGTTcctatgtttaattatttaaaacaatatatattagatgAGATGATACAAGAACTTGGCTCAATGTgggattttgaaaatatgtcaCAGAAATTAGAAACACTTGAGAAACAAAAGgataaatttactaaaataaatcctGAAAAAACTGTCTggtaatatgttattattaatttttaacatcatATTTAGTTTGTTTAGGTACTGTATGCCCATCTtaacctttattttttataggcGACCTcaacatttgaatattaaagatCAGTTAAGAGCTAAAGATGCCGCAAATTTGAAGAAGCAGAAGGCATCACTGGAGTCATTGGCAAAAGAATATGAATTAAGAGTTGTCAAACTTAAGAAAAAATTGACTGCtaaaagatgttattttaaagcattacAAATGGATATACAAAAGTATGAAAAGAAAAGTGaagaaattatgaataagATAGCTGAAAAGATTGAAACACATAGTAACTTGGTTGAAATAATTACACCAAATACTATTTCAGTTGATACTAAAATTTGGTCAGAAAAGGAAAATGAATTTTTGGATAACTGATATAATACTACaacatagaataaaatttatatttcagaaaATTGTACACACCTGAGaaacatataacaaaaatttatatatctaagaattctttaaattaaatataacatgaaacaattttttgctAGTGTTACATAGTGAACAAATGACTTAAGTGTAATACAAAGTGTTACCAAAAGCAAATTGCAAGCCCTATATTGCAGTGTTAAAcaagcaaataatattacacaagGTTTAGaaatctcattaaaatttattattaaactacatactaaataataaagcttttGTATCTCTAAGCTTAGAAGAAATCTTGTATGaaaatgtagaaattaaattttttcgaaAACATACAGTGTCTGTAAATGCaaacaaatgaaacaaaaataaacatctcattttaaatagtaatatttattaatgattatttatttgacaatgTTAACAtagctaaaaaataaaattgtacaatgcaaaatttgcatataattttaaatataataatatagcaatTGCACTATTGTTGCGAGGACTACACTGCTCTCTACAgtcattacaaattatatcaattcaTTTATAGATAGATGATCTAAGGACACGAAGATAAAGCCTCTGGGGAGATCATGCCAATTTGccaataattttgatataactACTTATCATAAGAGTAATACTGtatgcaaaataatattaaattcactgGGGACTTGGGCTCACTCCCTAAGCATACAATGTAGTGAATTGCAATGGAGTcctagaataaaaataaacacttattaGCTACAGGTGAAGGTTAATATCATGTCTTAGGCCAGCTTCTCCACAGGACAATTTTTCTCAAAATCAATCACAATAAACACATTAGAATAATTTAGGAGACGAGTCagttttcataaaacattatcgtcaaaacttaaaattttaagttgtGTAATCAACCAATTTTACTTAAgacctattatattttacatttataggCACATTAGTTACAGAATAAGAAACTCAAATAGGTTTTTCGATCCACTAAACTACACAAAGAGTGTTCCGACGCTATGTCCAATGCCCGCATCTTAGCCTGCCACttcatttcatacaattttctaCAATGGgtcaatataagaaaaaaggaTAAGGCTGCATATTATGAGGGATCGAAAAAGCTGCAATCAATAGGCATCGCCGAATAAATAACGTCAATCAAAAACTGAGTAAACTAACctcaaatttaatatcactAACAAAACAGAAGGcacaaattattgaaaaacaatttaactatacagataacattatattcGGCTATGTCTGATGACTACACTAATgtagtaatataatacatgatacaattaaattaaattatttgtagcaTCCTTCTCACTGTGCAGCACACTGGATCCCAAACGTCAGTTATTTCTTTTTCGGCGGTGATCGTTGGGGTGTAGCTGGTCTCCCACTGTTGATGCCATTGTACTGATACTTTGCCTTTTTCTCAGACGGTTTCAATATCTGTACatccaaatatttatttttcatttacaataacaaattaaacatatttagatATGTTTTTAGGAACACTCGCATATAAGTCtcctttaatacaaaaaaaaaactaaattgaaatCAATGCATCCGTTTGGGAGTTATGATGCcgaagacagacagacacacagagGGTACACACGTCAAACTTATAACACCCCTCTTTTATGCGTCGGGGGttaaaaaatactacattGAGCAATACAattgtaacataaaacaaaatgtgtaATCATAATATGTAGTACCAAGTAtttagaaaagaaatatacattatgatacatttaaatcaaattttgaaattgaaagaGATTGTGATCTGATTTagttacaaatacaaatacctTTTCTAACAGTCCTTACTATTAATCATAACcatccattttattttacatgattaatatcataatcatcataGTTAGTGGGTCATATAAGATGtgtacttaattttatgttagtaaatatataaatttttttaataataacatacctGGAAAGAGCACATTAATGTCTCATCAACGGACATCATTCCACCAGCATTATCAAATTCACCACAGTAATTGGGAGCAGAGAAGAGTGTTACAAGCTGCCTCTTTGCAAAAAATTCATAACCATCTTCAACAACCTAAAcagattatacaaaaaaaaaagttattatttaagttatgtTAGGTAAGTTAGTGCTTGttctcattatatattatagttaaacTACAATGTGAAATTGAATCTCATACTTTCAATGtgttaaatacaattacttttaaataaaaactcaacTGCTTTCCAATTGTCAGAAtaagaccaaatttaaataggaccacaTGGGAgacatcagctttcaaatattaaatgttcaaaattatgatgtaacaaacacaaaaaaatgcagttgtattgataacctcctctttttttttgaagtcagttgaaaaatattgaataaccTTCAGCTATACGctcataacataataatacttatctatattatggaatgaaataaataaaagtaagatTAACGTTGGGTTTATAGTTAATCCTATTAATCACATTACCTGATGGGCTCTGCAAATCAGATCCAAATCATGTCTATTGAGGAACTTGCTGACAACATCGGGGCCAAATGTGAATGATACACCACGGTCATTCTCACCCCAGCCTTGCACATCCTTGTCAGGATCGGACCACAGCAGGTCACAAAGTAAACCTGacaatattttcacatattaCACTACAcaggtaacaaataaaaacaaagacttttaacgcattttaaacacgatttattaattatattatgtttagtaACTAGTTAGTCTCGaaagtgttcgaaatgtcgggttatataaaaaatcgcgtttaaaatcatttaaagtctataatttctaaatgtacaatactcgcgtaaaatcaaacacaagaaaatacttaataaaaacaagctGTAAGTGACTTAACAACCTGTGGGCAAAAGGAAGTATATCTATggcttatgtattattattctagTATATGTACATCCTTGAAAAGTTTCATCAACATCAGTTAAGGTGCTCTTGTGTGGaacagtaacaaacatatattgaAGTGGGAGCCGATTACGCTtcgcacgaattgggccagcacTCACCGAGGAAGTATACCATACCCCCACGGAAGACCGGCGtcaaatagtagcatgctactgtgtttcgtttagAGAATGGGAGAGCCGGCTGCCTATATCTTTTTCTTTACTCTtctcaatcctttccttcattcctctcgtcaatccttttttaatcccTTTACAATTTAGTCGGCAATCCATCTGTGgaggcataaggtctgcaatcgactttacgcttctccaaatgttcatgggcggtggtagtgcttaccatcagtaGTATCAATATATTACCGATTATATTACCAATTttcttatcaattatttttattcaaatataaaattctacgTGTAATACATCTATAGTTAAAATCAGTTTACAAAACGGATAATATATCGTATCATGCTTTGGTTttgtataagtttatatattataaccaaagtaaaataaacaatagcaTACCGGTGTCTGGGACATCAGTGGGTCTCATTATCCGTCGTATTTGCTCCATGCCCTGCAGATCGGGGGAAAGACCGCCATGACAGCAGAATATCTTTTCATCAATGATTGCAGCAATTGGCAGGCAATTAAAGCAGTCTGTGAAGGTCTTCCACAGCTTGATGTTATATCGGCGTTTACATTCATCGTAGAAAcctaaaagttaattatttttgttatcagTATATAACGCTTGTCACtcgtacataaaaaaaaatcatacgcaattaaattactttttgtatAAAGATAGCTGGAAAATAACCAAGGTCGAACATACATGTTCCAATACTTAA of Zerene cesonia ecotype Mississippi chromosome 16, Zerene_cesonia_1.1, whole genome shotgun sequence contains these proteins:
- the LOC119832762 gene encoding kinetochore protein SLK19-like, which translates into the protein MEDNNCENVNQDSNANNSNITFDNITILNEFNNIANIVRNEDFLETVPNAKLKRLKWVPMFNYLKQYILDEMIQELGSMWDFENMSQKLETLEKQKDKFTKINPEKTVWRPQHLNIKDQLRAKDAANLKKQKASLESLAKEYELRVVKLKKKLTAKRCYFKALQMDIQKYEKKSEEIMNKIAEKIETHSNLVEIITPNTISVDTKIWSEKENEFLDN
- the LOC119832757 gene encoding serine/threonine-protein phosphatase PP1-beta catalytic subunit isoform X2, which gives rise to MAEELNVDSLIHRLLEVRGCRPGKTVQMSESEVRGLCTKSREIFLQQPILLELEAPLKICGDIHGQYTDLLRLFEYGGFPPEANYLFLGDYVDRGKQSLETICLLLAYKIKYPENFFLLRGNHECASINRIYGFYDECKRRYNIKLWKTFTDCFNCLPIAAIIDEKIFCCHGGLSPDLQGMEQIRRIMRPTDVPDTGLLCDLLWSDPDKDVQGWGENDRGVSFTFGPDVVSKFLNRHDLDLICRAHQVVEDGYEFFAKRQLVTLFSAPNYCGEFDNAGGMMSVDETLMCSFQILKPSEKKAKYQYNGINSGRPATPQRSPPKKK
- the LOC119832757 gene encoding serine/threonine-protein phosphatase PP1-beta catalytic subunit isoform X1 — encoded protein: MAEELNVDSLIHRLLEVFRLQQETARRKGKLKDIFSGEFRGCRPGKTVQMSESEVRGLCTKSREIFLQQPILLELEAPLKICGDIHGQYTDLLRLFEYGGFPPEANYLFLGDYVDRGKQSLETICLLLAYKIKYPENFFLLRGNHECASINRIYGFYDECKRRYNIKLWKTFTDCFNCLPIAAIIDEKIFCCHGGLSPDLQGMEQIRRIMRPTDVPDTGLLCDLLWSDPDKDVQGWGENDRGVSFTFGPDVVSKFLNRHDLDLICRAHQVVEDGYEFFAKRQLVTLFSAPNYCGEFDNAGGMMSVDETLMCSFQILKPSEKKAKYQYNGINSGRPATPQRSPPKKK